One Vespula pensylvanica isolate Volc-1 chromosome 14, ASM1446617v1, whole genome shotgun sequence genomic window carries:
- the LOC122634256 gene encoding protein lingerer isoform X1, protein MSSSNKTSVSSSGRGTNKNKLSQQHGKSDHHQTKSSDSTKHDKMQPNTVQVRHAQIIDTRMGGVEDPVFKERIKEVMDLTCRSEDEVIMALHDSDGDLNRAAIDLLEGVKTEWEVKKKKPRQPSGSKQAADQPGGQNDGGDWEERRNQRSGGPPRMRGRANHDNREWRGRENKENERNMEESARDGSYSGSRRGRGGPGRSGRGGRGGGRGLGPRTFANRNDPASTSSTHSFSRPIDTWAGSEEQQQSIQEPKMEAWNNYESTEDWDNEEYTGSLADTKVFTPSTSLTEQAPVHDEPKTQDLQSIQSNQTVNLGLLQQEEISKLSEIPTIQQQALIPQQPQQQQTVLSLPTMQLSQQPNAISGGVLTAAQTQYLTQLTQQTSENLKTAGQPSFPSSITNQPQRQSKQRPRVPPPSKIPSSAVEMPGDAVNSGIGFLDVQFGALEFGSDSSSLDGSANEKYNSSNNTISNVDVPSTTNTVNTAGTNSSIDIETTQTSTTPFNATSQMLSSSDSLPVSNDHSINSQTFAGRGSTGQTLDITKQDFTSQVSPGNATTYGAATYQSQKTSFQPSSATQSTYNTYSTNTQSGQSFQTVSVTNANTYSATATVSQTSYNSSSSFPQSNSSNFSQASPSASTSAASVYNQPTTTNQVYQSTSGYASTTTSQYQASSVATNTVSNSNAGYQASGYQGSSSFQSTPQAYQPSATTFSSPITQTSGPYQSAAQSVYASAYGNYTSQPQTASHNHKLNSSTTKDSQYESSTTTSNNSLATTTTTTLGLSSASVNSSQTKVTSSNAVPKSTSSGVVTGSSGTGNITGGGAAGSMAPMLSHQYIMGQGVPYTFQQPMYSYEDLQLMQQRIPHMPTTGYYDAALGYQTTGPATSLGGARGDALSGVQGVQGVQGVQGAYTSISDARFARNDSNASPVPSTMSQQTATQHQQPMMNPTLPPGYAYFTYSGGIMPGGFQYGTPAIYPQIATAGNAGTNSGAYSAKPGSYGSGYGGGASYDALASAGPSGEYKAAGSNYTGTQAGKTGTSTGNTNTGGSSATDISATMYAKSHVALSKVNSYEKQAFHSATPPPFGITGSQNAGLPGGYGTPHLFIPTMPHQLHQPLHQDGTNSTGQRSNTSSQNKAQAKPGYSPSYWAGSN, encoded by the exons ATGAGTTCAAGTAATAAAACATCAGTGTCCTCCAGTGGGAGAGGCactaataaaaacaaattatcaCAGCAACATGGAAAATCAGACCATCATCAAACTAAATCATCAGATTCAACAAAACATGATAAAATGCAG cctAATACTGTTCAGGTCCGGCATGCACAGATCATTGATACTCGCATGGGAGGGGTTGAAGACCCAGTATTTAAAGAACGGATCAAAGAAGTTATGGATTTAACATGTCGTTCCGAAGATGAAGTCATTATGGCTTTGCATGATAGCGATGGAGATTTGAATCGTGCCGCCATTGATCTCTTGGAAGGTGTTAAAACAGAATGGGaagtcaaaaaaaagaagcctCGTCAACCAAGTGGCTCAAAGCAAGCTGCTGATCAACCAGGTGGTCAAAATGACGGAGGTGATTGGGAAGAAAGACGCAATCAACGAAGTGGTGGACCACCACGAATGCGAGGTCGTGCTAATCATGACAACCGTGAAT gGCGTGGtcgcgaaaataaagaaaatgagagaaacatGGAAGAGAGTGCTCGAGATGGTAGCTACAGTGGCAGTagaagaggacgaggaggtCCTGGTAGATCAGGACGTGGAGGTCGTGGTGGTGGAAGAGGTCTTGGACCACGAACATTTGCAAATCGTAATGATCCAGCTTCTACTTCTTCAACTCATAGTTTCAGTCGACCAATTGACACTTGGGCAGGTAGTGAAGAACAGCAACAAAGTATTCAAGAACCAAAAATGG AAGCTTGGAACAATTACGAATCAACAGAAGATTGGGATAATGAAGAATATACAGGATCATTAGCAGATACAAAAGTTTTTACACCAAGTACTTCTTTAACTGAACAAGCTCCTGTACATGATGAACCAAAGACTCAAGATTTACAATCAATACAGTCAAATCAGACTGTCAATCTGGGACTACTGCAACAAGAA gaaatatcaaaattatccGAAATACCAACGATACAACAACAAGCATTAATTCCACAACAACCTCAACAGCAACAAACTGTACTGAGCTTACCAACGATGCAACTTTCGCAACAACCAAATGCTATTAGCGGTGGTGTGTTAACTGCTGCACAAACTCAGTATTTGACACAGCTAACTCAACAAACTagtgaaaatttaaaaacagCAGGACAGCCTTCATTTCCATCCTCAATAACAAATCAG CCTCAAAGACAATCTAAACAACGTCCAAGAGTACCACCTCCATCGAAAATACCATCTAGTGCGGTAGAAATGCCGGGTGATGCAGTCAACAGTGGCATCGGATTTCTCGATGTTCAGTTTGGCGCACTTGAATTTGGAAGTGATTCAAGCTCGCTTGATGGTTCagctaatgaaaaatataattcgagTAATAATACCATCTCTAATGTTGATGTTCCCTCTACCACAAATACTGTAAACACAGCGGGCACAAATAGTTCCATTGATATTGAAACTACACAAACTTCCACAACACCATTTAATGCCACTTCTCAAAtg TTATCGAGCAGTGACAGTTTACCAGTATCAAATGATCATTCAATAAATTCTCAAACTTTTGCGGGTCGTGGAAGTACTGGTCAAACTTTGGATATAACCAAACAGGATTTCACATCGCAAGTTTCTCCAGGAAATGCAACTACATATGGCGCAGCAACGTATCAATCTCAAAAGACATCATTTCAACCATCTAGTGCCACGCAAAGCACTTATAATACGTATTCTACAAATACACAATCAGGACAGTCGTTCCAGACTGTTTCAGTCACAAATGCTAATACGTATTCTGCAACGGCAACAGTTTCACAAACGAGTTACAATTCCTCTTCATCATTCCCTCAGTcaaattcttcaaattttaGTCAAGCATCTCCTTCTGCGTCGACATCTGCAGCTTCTGTTTACAATCAGCCAACTACTACCAACCAG GTATATCAATCTACGAGTGGTTATGCATCCACAACAACCTCTCAATATCAAGCATCTTCTGTAGCTACAAATACTGTATCAAATAGTAATGCTGGATATCAAGCAAGTGGTTATCAAGGATCTTCTTCATTTCAATCTACTCCTCAAGCTTATCAACCATCCGCTACTACTTTTAGTTCACCTATTACTCAGACATCCGGACCTTATCAAAGCGCAGCACAATCT GTTTATGCGAGTGCGTATGGAAATTACACAAGTCAACCACAAACTGCATCTCACAATCATAAGTTGAATAGTAGTACAACAAAGGATTCTCAATATGAAAGTAGTACAACGACTTCTAACAATTCTCTtgctacgacgacgacaactacATTAGGACTCAGTTCAGCTTCTGTGAATAGTTCTCAGACAAAAGTAACTAGTTCTAATG CTGTACCAAAAAGTACATCGAGTGGCGTTGTAACGGGTAGCAGTGGCACTGGCAATATAACAGGAGGAGGAGCAGCAGGCAGTATGGCACCGATGCTCAGTCACCAATACATTATGGGTCAGGGAGTGCCATATACATTTCAGCAACCAATGTACAGCTACGAAGATTTACAACTTATGCAACAAAGAATACCACATATG CCAACTACTGGTTACTATGACGCGGCTCTGGGCTATCAGACGACTGGACCAGCAACCAGTCTTGGTGGGGCACGAGGTGATGCGTTGTCTGGTGTACAAGGTGTTCAAGGAGTGCAAGGTGTCCAAGGAGCTTATACCAGTATTAGCGACGCTAGGTTTGCCAGAAATGATAGTAACGCGTCACCGGTTCCTTCCACTATGTCGCAACAG ACTGCTACACAGCATCAACAACCTATGATGAACCCAACGCTTCCTCCAGGTTACGCATATTTCACATATAGCGGAGGCATAATGCCAGGCGGTTTTCAATATGGAACTCCTGCTATTTATCCC CAGATAGCAACTGCTGGAAATGCTGGTACAAATAGCGGAGCATACAGCGCTAAACCAGGAAGTTATGGATCTGGTTATGGCGGTGGTGCAAGTTACGATGCTTTAGCGTCCGCAGGGCCATCCGGAGAATATAAAGCTGCTGGAAGTAATTATACTGGTACACAGGCGGGCAAAACTGGTACTTCTACAGGAAATACCAATACTGGTGGATCATCTGCGACTGATATTAGTGCAACGATGTATGCAAAGAGTCACGTAGCACTTAGCAAAGTAAAT TCATATGAAAAACAAGCTTTTCATTCTGCGACTCCACCGCCATTTGGTATTACTGGTAGCCAAAATGCAGGATTGCCTGGAGGATACGGCACGCCGCACTTATTTATACCAACGATGCCTCATCAATTACATCAACCACTTCATCAGGATGGTACCAATAGCACAGGTCAAAGGTCCAATACAAGTTCACAGAACAAAGCTCAAGCTAAGCCTGGTTACAGTCCTAGCTATTGGGCTGGAagcaattaa
- the LOC122634256 gene encoding protein lingerer isoform X5, whose translation MSSSNKTSVSSSGRGTNKNKLSQQHGKSDHHQTKSSDSTKHDKMQPNTVQVRHAQIIDTRMGGVEDPVFKERIKEVMDLTCRSEDEVIMALHDSDGDLNRAAIDLLEGVKTEWEVKKKKPRQPSGSKQAADQPGGQNDGGDWEERRNQRSGGPPRMRGRANHDNREWRGRENKENERNMEESARDGSYSGSRRGRGGPGRSGRGGRGGGRGLGPRTFANRNDPASTSSTHSFSRPIDTWAGSEEQQQSIQEPKMEAWNNYESTEDWDNEEYTGSLADTKVFTPSTSLTEQAPVHDEPKTQDLQSIQSNQTVNLGLLQQEEISKLSEIPTIQQQALIPQQPQQQQTVLSLPTMQLSQQPNAISGGVLTAAQTQYLTQLTQQTSENLKTAGQPSFPSSITNQPQRQSKQRPRVPPPSKIPSSAVEMPGDAVNSGIGFLDVQFGALEFGSDSSSLDGSANEKYNSSNNTISNVDVPSTTNTVNTAGTNSSIDIETTQTSTTPFNATSQMLSSSDSLPVSNDHSINSQTFAGRGSTGQTLDITKQDFTSQVSPGNATTYGAATYQSQKTSFQPSSATQSTYNTYSTNTQSGQSFQTVSVTNANTYSATATVSQTSYNSSSSFPQSNSSNFSQASPSASTSAASVYNQPTTTNQVYQSTSGYASTTTSQYQASSVATNTVSNSNAGYQASGYQGSSSFQSTPQAYQPSATTFSSPITQTSGPYQSAAQSVYASAYGNYTSQPQTASHNHKLNSSTTKDSQYESSTTTSNNSLATTTTTTLGLSSASVNSSQTKVTSSNAVPKSTSSGVVTGSSGTGNITGGGAAGSMAPMLSHQYIMGQGVPYTFQQPMYSYEDLQLMQQRIPHMTTGPATSLGGARGDALSGVQGVQGVQGVQGAYTSISDARFARNDSNASPVPSTMSQQTATQHQQPMMNPTLPPGYAYFTYSGGIMPGGFQYGTPAIYPQIATAGNAGTNSGAYSAKPGSYGSGYGGGASYDALASAGPSGEYKAAGSNYTGTQAGKTGTSTGNTNTGGSSATDISATMYAKSHVALSKVNSYEKQAFHSATPPPFGITGSQNAGLPGGYGTPHLFIPTMPHQLHQPLHQDGTNSTGQRSNTSSQNKAQAKPGYSPSYWAGSN comes from the exons ATGAGTTCAAGTAATAAAACATCAGTGTCCTCCAGTGGGAGAGGCactaataaaaacaaattatcaCAGCAACATGGAAAATCAGACCATCATCAAACTAAATCATCAGATTCAACAAAACATGATAAAATGCAG cctAATACTGTTCAGGTCCGGCATGCACAGATCATTGATACTCGCATGGGAGGGGTTGAAGACCCAGTATTTAAAGAACGGATCAAAGAAGTTATGGATTTAACATGTCGTTCCGAAGATGAAGTCATTATGGCTTTGCATGATAGCGATGGAGATTTGAATCGTGCCGCCATTGATCTCTTGGAAGGTGTTAAAACAGAATGGGaagtcaaaaaaaagaagcctCGTCAACCAAGTGGCTCAAAGCAAGCTGCTGATCAACCAGGTGGTCAAAATGACGGAGGTGATTGGGAAGAAAGACGCAATCAACGAAGTGGTGGACCACCACGAATGCGAGGTCGTGCTAATCATGACAACCGTGAAT gGCGTGGtcgcgaaaataaagaaaatgagagaaacatGGAAGAGAGTGCTCGAGATGGTAGCTACAGTGGCAGTagaagaggacgaggaggtCCTGGTAGATCAGGACGTGGAGGTCGTGGTGGTGGAAGAGGTCTTGGACCACGAACATTTGCAAATCGTAATGATCCAGCTTCTACTTCTTCAACTCATAGTTTCAGTCGACCAATTGACACTTGGGCAGGTAGTGAAGAACAGCAACAAAGTATTCAAGAACCAAAAATGG AAGCTTGGAACAATTACGAATCAACAGAAGATTGGGATAATGAAGAATATACAGGATCATTAGCAGATACAAAAGTTTTTACACCAAGTACTTCTTTAACTGAACAAGCTCCTGTACATGATGAACCAAAGACTCAAGATTTACAATCAATACAGTCAAATCAGACTGTCAATCTGGGACTACTGCAACAAGAA gaaatatcaaaattatccGAAATACCAACGATACAACAACAAGCATTAATTCCACAACAACCTCAACAGCAACAAACTGTACTGAGCTTACCAACGATGCAACTTTCGCAACAACCAAATGCTATTAGCGGTGGTGTGTTAACTGCTGCACAAACTCAGTATTTGACACAGCTAACTCAACAAACTagtgaaaatttaaaaacagCAGGACAGCCTTCATTTCCATCCTCAATAACAAATCAG CCTCAAAGACAATCTAAACAACGTCCAAGAGTACCACCTCCATCGAAAATACCATCTAGTGCGGTAGAAATGCCGGGTGATGCAGTCAACAGTGGCATCGGATTTCTCGATGTTCAGTTTGGCGCACTTGAATTTGGAAGTGATTCAAGCTCGCTTGATGGTTCagctaatgaaaaatataattcgagTAATAATACCATCTCTAATGTTGATGTTCCCTCTACCACAAATACTGTAAACACAGCGGGCACAAATAGTTCCATTGATATTGAAACTACACAAACTTCCACAACACCATTTAATGCCACTTCTCAAAtg TTATCGAGCAGTGACAGTTTACCAGTATCAAATGATCATTCAATAAATTCTCAAACTTTTGCGGGTCGTGGAAGTACTGGTCAAACTTTGGATATAACCAAACAGGATTTCACATCGCAAGTTTCTCCAGGAAATGCAACTACATATGGCGCAGCAACGTATCAATCTCAAAAGACATCATTTCAACCATCTAGTGCCACGCAAAGCACTTATAATACGTATTCTACAAATACACAATCAGGACAGTCGTTCCAGACTGTTTCAGTCACAAATGCTAATACGTATTCTGCAACGGCAACAGTTTCACAAACGAGTTACAATTCCTCTTCATCATTCCCTCAGTcaaattcttcaaattttaGTCAAGCATCTCCTTCTGCGTCGACATCTGCAGCTTCTGTTTACAATCAGCCAACTACTACCAACCAG GTATATCAATCTACGAGTGGTTATGCATCCACAACAACCTCTCAATATCAAGCATCTTCTGTAGCTACAAATACTGTATCAAATAGTAATGCTGGATATCAAGCAAGTGGTTATCAAGGATCTTCTTCATTTCAATCTACTCCTCAAGCTTATCAACCATCCGCTACTACTTTTAGTTCACCTATTACTCAGACATCCGGACCTTATCAAAGCGCAGCACAATCT GTTTATGCGAGTGCGTATGGAAATTACACAAGTCAACCACAAACTGCATCTCACAATCATAAGTTGAATAGTAGTACAACAAAGGATTCTCAATATGAAAGTAGTACAACGACTTCTAACAATTCTCTtgctacgacgacgacaactacATTAGGACTCAGTTCAGCTTCTGTGAATAGTTCTCAGACAAAAGTAACTAGTTCTAATG CTGTACCAAAAAGTACATCGAGTGGCGTTGTAACGGGTAGCAGTGGCACTGGCAATATAACAGGAGGAGGAGCAGCAGGCAGTATGGCACCGATGCTCAGTCACCAATACATTATGGGTCAGGGAGTGCCATATACATTTCAGCAACCAATGTACAGCTACGAAGATTTACAACTTATGCAACAAAGAATACCACATATG ACGACTGGACCAGCAACCAGTCTTGGTGGGGCACGAGGTGATGCGTTGTCTGGTGTACAAGGTGTTCAAGGAGTGCAAGGTGTCCAAGGAGCTTATACCAGTATTAGCGACGCTAGGTTTGCCAGAAATGATAGTAACGCGTCACCGGTTCCTTCCACTATGTCGCAACAG ACTGCTACACAGCATCAACAACCTATGATGAACCCAACGCTTCCTCCAGGTTACGCATATTTCACATATAGCGGAGGCATAATGCCAGGCGGTTTTCAATATGGAACTCCTGCTATTTATCCC CAGATAGCAACTGCTGGAAATGCTGGTACAAATAGCGGAGCATACAGCGCTAAACCAGGAAGTTATGGATCTGGTTATGGCGGTGGTGCAAGTTACGATGCTTTAGCGTCCGCAGGGCCATCCGGAGAATATAAAGCTGCTGGAAGTAATTATACTGGTACACAGGCGGGCAAAACTGGTACTTCTACAGGAAATACCAATACTGGTGGATCATCTGCGACTGATATTAGTGCAACGATGTATGCAAAGAGTCACGTAGCACTTAGCAAAGTAAAT TCATATGAAAAACAAGCTTTTCATTCTGCGACTCCACCGCCATTTGGTATTACTGGTAGCCAAAATGCAGGATTGCCTGGAGGATACGGCACGCCGCACTTATTTATACCAACGATGCCTCATCAATTACATCAACCACTTCATCAGGATGGTACCAATAGCACAGGTCAAAGGTCCAATACAAGTTCACAGAACAAAGCTCAAGCTAAGCCTGGTTACAGTCCTAGCTATTGGGCTGGAagcaattaa
- the LOC122634256 gene encoding protein lingerer isoform X2: MSSSNKTSVSSSGRGTNKNKLSQQHGKSDHHQTKSSDSTKHDKMQPNTVQVRHAQIIDTRMGGVEDPVFKERIKEVMDLTCRSEDEVIMALHDSDGDLNRAAIDLLEGVKTEWEVKKKKPRQPSGSKQAADQPGGQNDGGDWEERRNQRSGGPPRMRGRANHDNREWRGRENKENERNMEESARDGSYSGSRRGRGGPGRSGRGGRGGGRGLGPRTFANRNDPASTSSTHSFSRPIDTWAGSEEQQQSIQEPKMEAWNNYESTEDWDNEEYTGSLADTKVFTPSTSLTEQAPVHDEPKTQDLQSIQSNQTVNLGLLQQEEISKLSEIPTIQQQALIPQQPQQQQTVLSLPTMQLSQQPNAISGGVLTAAQTQYLTQLTQQTSENLKTAGQPSFPSSITNQPQRQSKQRPRVPPPSKIPSSAVEMPGDAVNSGIGFLDVQFGALEFGSDSSSLDGSANEKYNSSNNTISNVDVPSTTNTVNTAGTNSSIDIETTQTSTTPFNATSQMLSSSDSLPVSNDHSINSQTFAGRGSTGQTLDITKQDFTSQVSPGNATTYGAATYQSQKTSFQPSSATQSTYNTYSTNTQSGQSFQTVSVTNANTYSATATVSQTSYNSSSSFPQSNSSNFSQASPSASTSAASVYNQPTTTNQVYQSTSGYASTTTSQYQASSVATNTVSNSNAGYQASGYQGSSSFQSTPQAYQPSATTFSSPITQTSGPYQSAAQSVYASAYGNYTSQPQTASHNHKLNSSTTKDSQYESSTTTSNNSLATTTTTTLGLSSASVNSSQTKVTSSNAVPKSTSSGVVTGSSGTGNITGGGAAGSMAPMLSHQYIMGQGVPYTFQQPMYSYEDLQLMQQRIPHMPTTGYYDAALGYQTTGPATSLGGARGDALSGVQGVQGVQGVQGAYTSISDARFARNDSNASPVPSTMSQQTATQHQQPMMNPTLPPGYAYFTYSGGIMPGGFQYGTPAIYPIATAGNAGTNSGAYSAKPGSYGSGYGGGASYDALASAGPSGEYKAAGSNYTGTQAGKTGTSTGNTNTGGSSATDISATMYAKSHVALSKVNSYEKQAFHSATPPPFGITGSQNAGLPGGYGTPHLFIPTMPHQLHQPLHQDGTNSTGQRSNTSSQNKAQAKPGYSPSYWAGSN, from the exons ATGAGTTCAAGTAATAAAACATCAGTGTCCTCCAGTGGGAGAGGCactaataaaaacaaattatcaCAGCAACATGGAAAATCAGACCATCATCAAACTAAATCATCAGATTCAACAAAACATGATAAAATGCAG cctAATACTGTTCAGGTCCGGCATGCACAGATCATTGATACTCGCATGGGAGGGGTTGAAGACCCAGTATTTAAAGAACGGATCAAAGAAGTTATGGATTTAACATGTCGTTCCGAAGATGAAGTCATTATGGCTTTGCATGATAGCGATGGAGATTTGAATCGTGCCGCCATTGATCTCTTGGAAGGTGTTAAAACAGAATGGGaagtcaaaaaaaagaagcctCGTCAACCAAGTGGCTCAAAGCAAGCTGCTGATCAACCAGGTGGTCAAAATGACGGAGGTGATTGGGAAGAAAGACGCAATCAACGAAGTGGTGGACCACCACGAATGCGAGGTCGTGCTAATCATGACAACCGTGAAT gGCGTGGtcgcgaaaataaagaaaatgagagaaacatGGAAGAGAGTGCTCGAGATGGTAGCTACAGTGGCAGTagaagaggacgaggaggtCCTGGTAGATCAGGACGTGGAGGTCGTGGTGGTGGAAGAGGTCTTGGACCACGAACATTTGCAAATCGTAATGATCCAGCTTCTACTTCTTCAACTCATAGTTTCAGTCGACCAATTGACACTTGGGCAGGTAGTGAAGAACAGCAACAAAGTATTCAAGAACCAAAAATGG AAGCTTGGAACAATTACGAATCAACAGAAGATTGGGATAATGAAGAATATACAGGATCATTAGCAGATACAAAAGTTTTTACACCAAGTACTTCTTTAACTGAACAAGCTCCTGTACATGATGAACCAAAGACTCAAGATTTACAATCAATACAGTCAAATCAGACTGTCAATCTGGGACTACTGCAACAAGAA gaaatatcaaaattatccGAAATACCAACGATACAACAACAAGCATTAATTCCACAACAACCTCAACAGCAACAAACTGTACTGAGCTTACCAACGATGCAACTTTCGCAACAACCAAATGCTATTAGCGGTGGTGTGTTAACTGCTGCACAAACTCAGTATTTGACACAGCTAACTCAACAAACTagtgaaaatttaaaaacagCAGGACAGCCTTCATTTCCATCCTCAATAACAAATCAG CCTCAAAGACAATCTAAACAACGTCCAAGAGTACCACCTCCATCGAAAATACCATCTAGTGCGGTAGAAATGCCGGGTGATGCAGTCAACAGTGGCATCGGATTTCTCGATGTTCAGTTTGGCGCACTTGAATTTGGAAGTGATTCAAGCTCGCTTGATGGTTCagctaatgaaaaatataattcgagTAATAATACCATCTCTAATGTTGATGTTCCCTCTACCACAAATACTGTAAACACAGCGGGCACAAATAGTTCCATTGATATTGAAACTACACAAACTTCCACAACACCATTTAATGCCACTTCTCAAAtg TTATCGAGCAGTGACAGTTTACCAGTATCAAATGATCATTCAATAAATTCTCAAACTTTTGCGGGTCGTGGAAGTACTGGTCAAACTTTGGATATAACCAAACAGGATTTCACATCGCAAGTTTCTCCAGGAAATGCAACTACATATGGCGCAGCAACGTATCAATCTCAAAAGACATCATTTCAACCATCTAGTGCCACGCAAAGCACTTATAATACGTATTCTACAAATACACAATCAGGACAGTCGTTCCAGACTGTTTCAGTCACAAATGCTAATACGTATTCTGCAACGGCAACAGTTTCACAAACGAGTTACAATTCCTCTTCATCATTCCCTCAGTcaaattcttcaaattttaGTCAAGCATCTCCTTCTGCGTCGACATCTGCAGCTTCTGTTTACAATCAGCCAACTACTACCAACCAG GTATATCAATCTACGAGTGGTTATGCATCCACAACAACCTCTCAATATCAAGCATCTTCTGTAGCTACAAATACTGTATCAAATAGTAATGCTGGATATCAAGCAAGTGGTTATCAAGGATCTTCTTCATTTCAATCTACTCCTCAAGCTTATCAACCATCCGCTACTACTTTTAGTTCACCTATTACTCAGACATCCGGACCTTATCAAAGCGCAGCACAATCT GTTTATGCGAGTGCGTATGGAAATTACACAAGTCAACCACAAACTGCATCTCACAATCATAAGTTGAATAGTAGTACAACAAAGGATTCTCAATATGAAAGTAGTACAACGACTTCTAACAATTCTCTtgctacgacgacgacaactacATTAGGACTCAGTTCAGCTTCTGTGAATAGTTCTCAGACAAAAGTAACTAGTTCTAATG CTGTACCAAAAAGTACATCGAGTGGCGTTGTAACGGGTAGCAGTGGCACTGGCAATATAACAGGAGGAGGAGCAGCAGGCAGTATGGCACCGATGCTCAGTCACCAATACATTATGGGTCAGGGAGTGCCATATACATTTCAGCAACCAATGTACAGCTACGAAGATTTACAACTTATGCAACAAAGAATACCACATATG CCAACTACTGGTTACTATGACGCGGCTCTGGGCTATCAGACGACTGGACCAGCAACCAGTCTTGGTGGGGCACGAGGTGATGCGTTGTCTGGTGTACAAGGTGTTCAAGGAGTGCAAGGTGTCCAAGGAGCTTATACCAGTATTAGCGACGCTAGGTTTGCCAGAAATGATAGTAACGCGTCACCGGTTCCTTCCACTATGTCGCAACAG ACTGCTACACAGCATCAACAACCTATGATGAACCCAACGCTTCCTCCAGGTTACGCATATTTCACATATAGCGGAGGCATAATGCCAGGCGGTTTTCAATATGGAACTCCTGCTATTTATCCC ATAGCAACTGCTGGAAATGCTGGTACAAATAGCGGAGCATACAGCGCTAAACCAGGAAGTTATGGATCTGGTTATGGCGGTGGTGCAAGTTACGATGCTTTAGCGTCCGCAGGGCCATCCGGAGAATATAAAGCTGCTGGAAGTAATTATACTGGTACACAGGCGGGCAAAACTGGTACTTCTACAGGAAATACCAATACTGGTGGATCATCTGCGACTGATATTAGTGCAACGATGTATGCAAAGAGTCACGTAGCACTTAGCAAAGTAAAT TCATATGAAAAACAAGCTTTTCATTCTGCGACTCCACCGCCATTTGGTATTACTGGTAGCCAAAATGCAGGATTGCCTGGAGGATACGGCACGCCGCACTTATTTATACCAACGATGCCTCATCAATTACATCAACCACTTCATCAGGATGGTACCAATAGCACAGGTCAAAGGTCCAATACAAGTTCACAGAACAAAGCTCAAGCTAAGCCTGGTTACAGTCCTAGCTATTGGGCTGGAagcaattaa